One genomic window of Aliiroseovarius sp. M344 includes the following:
- a CDS encoding TraR/DksA family transcriptional regulator codes for MNESQIATYRAQLTEALNALDRSDARGASAQKTVVLDQQAVGRLSRMDALQNQAMAKATGARRAAQRTRIHAAFARMDVSEFGFCEDCGEDIPLGRLDLDPCATKCVSCASG; via the coding sequence ATGAATGAATCCCAAATCGCGACATATCGCGCACAATTGACCGAAGCGCTTAACGCGCTGGACCGAAGCGATGCCCGCGGGGCATCCGCGCAAAAGACCGTCGTGTTGGATCAACAGGCTGTTGGACGGCTCAGTCGCATGGATGCGTTGCAAAACCAAGCCATGGCGAAGGCCACCGGCGCCCGACGCGCGGCCCAACGCACCCGCATCCATGCCGCGTTTGCGCGGATGGACGTTAGCGAGTTCGGCTTTTGCGAAGATTGCGGCGAAGACATTCCACTGGGTCGGCTTGATCTTGATCCCTGCGCCACAAAATGCGTCAGCTGCGCCTCTGGCTAG
- the cysE gene encoding serine O-acetyltransferase, producing MAEKRAIVTEIEPVWDRITHEARQAVADEPLLGGLIHACVLHHRTLEKALSYRFAAKLSSNEMSMVLLREIADEAYADCPDLSDAARADITAVLDRDPACHRMLQPVLYFKGFQAMQAYRLGHYLWKQGRKDLSYFIQMRCSEVYGIDIHPGARIGRGIMIDHAHSIVIGETAVVGDNVSMLHSVTLGGTGKEDEDRHPKIADGVLIGAGAKVLGNIKVGTCSRIAAGSVVLEDVPSHKTVAGVPARIVGEAGCDCPSINMDQRLIQ from the coding sequence ATGGCTGAGAAGCGCGCAATTGTAACCGAAATCGAACCTGTCTGGGACCGGATTACCCACGAAGCCCGCCAGGCCGTCGCGGACGAGCCATTGTTGGGCGGCCTGATCCATGCCTGTGTGTTGCATCACCGGACCTTGGAAAAAGCGCTGTCTTACCGATTTGCCGCCAAGCTCAGCTCGAACGAGATGAGCATGGTGCTGCTGCGCGAAATCGCCGACGAGGCCTATGCGGATTGCCCGGATCTGTCCGACGCAGCGCGCGCCGATATCACCGCAGTTCTTGATCGTGACCCGGCCTGCCACCGTATGTTGCAGCCGGTGCTCTATTTCAAAGGTTTTCAGGCGATGCAGGCCTATCGGCTTGGCCACTACCTGTGGAAGCAGGGGCGCAAAGATTTGTCCTATTTCATCCAGATGCGGTGTTCCGAAGTCTATGGCATCGACATTCACCCCGGCGCGCGGATCGGGCGGGGCATCATGATTGACCACGCTCATTCGATCGTTATCGGTGAAACGGCTGTGGTTGGTGACAACGTATCGATGCTGCATTCCGTGACGCTTGGCGGCACCGGCAAGGAAGACGAAGATCGCCACCCGAAGATCGCCGACGGCGTGCTGATTGGCGCGGGCGCAAAGGTGCTTGGCAACATCAAGGTTGGCACCTGTTCGCGCATTGCGGCGGGCTCTGTCGTGTTGGAAGACGTGCCAAGCCACAAGACCGTCGCGGGCGTTCCGGCGCGGATCGTTGGCGAGGCAGGGTGCGATTGCCCCTCGATCAACATGGATCAGCGGCTGATCCAATAG
- a CDS encoding carboxymuconolactone decarboxylase family protein has protein sequence MDFKTLLDDTSANTDSFRAIQPDAAKGFVGMHRAAMGNGALSTKDKELQCIAIGIAKQCNDCIGFHVRAAIKAGATRDEIAETVSVAIMMGGGPGYMYGARALQAFDQLSQ, from the coding sequence ATGGATTTCAAAACACTACTCGACGACACGTCGGCCAACACGGACAGCTTTCGTGCCATTCAGCCAGACGCGGCAAAGGGGTTCGTCGGTATGCACCGCGCCGCTATGGGTAACGGCGCGCTGTCGACAAAAGACAAAGAGTTGCAATGCATCGCGATCGGAATTGCCAAGCAATGCAATGACTGCATCGGGTTTCATGTCCGTGCCGCGATCAAAGCAGGCGCAACCCGCGATGAAATCGCGGAAACCGTGTCGGTTGCCATCATGATGGGCGGTGGCCCGGGCTATATGTACGGCGCGCGGGCCCTACAAGCCTTTGACCAGCTTTCACAATAA
- a CDS encoding pyruvate dehydrogenase complex dihydrolipoamide acetyltransferase, with protein MATEILMPALSPTMEEGTLAKWLVKEGDEVASGDLLAEIETDKATMEFEAVDEGIIGKILVAEGTEGVKVNTAIAILVEEGEEVGDVAASAPAAPAAAKAETAPAAAEAAAPTPAAAAPQASDGTRIFASPLARRIAADKGLDLTQIQGSGPKGRIIKADVEGATAAPKAAPAAASAPAATAAAPAPTVSAGAVAAMYEGRTFEEVKLDGMRKTIAARLSEAKQTIPHFYLRRDIKLDALLAFRGQLNKQLESRGIKLSVNDFIIKAVAIALQQVPEANAVWAGDRVLQMKASDVAVAVAIEGGLFTPVLQDAEQKSLSSLSTQMKDLASRARDRKLAPHEYQGGSFAISNLGMFGIDNFDAIVNPPHAGILAVGSGVKKPVVGADGELTTATVMSVTMSVDHRVIDGAIGANLLKAIVENLENPMTMLA; from the coding sequence ATGGCTACCGAAATACTAATGCCCGCCCTGTCGCCCACGATGGAAGAAGGCACGCTGGCGAAATGGCTGGTCAAAGAAGGTGACGAGGTCGCATCTGGCGACCTTCTGGCCGAGATCGAAACCGACAAAGCGACGATGGAGTTTGAAGCCGTTGATGAAGGCATCATCGGTAAAATCCTTGTCGCCGAGGGCACTGAAGGCGTGAAGGTGAACACCGCCATCGCAATCCTTGTCGAAGAAGGCGAAGAGGTCGGCGACGTTGCCGCAAGTGCGCCCGCCGCCCCGGCGGCTGCAAAAGCGGAAACCGCGCCTGCTGCAGCTGAGGCCGCAGCACCCACCCCTGCCGCCGCTGCCCCGCAAGCCTCTGATGGGACGCGTATTTTTGCGTCCCCGCTGGCTCGTCGTATCGCGGCGGACAAAGGGTTGGACCTGACCCAGATCCAAGGCTCTGGCCCCAAAGGACGGATCATCAAGGCGGACGTCGAAGGCGCGACCGCCGCGCCGAAAGCCGCACCCGCCGCGGCAAGCGCGCCTGCCGCAACCGCAGCCGCCCCTGCCCCGACCGTATCGGCCGGCGCCGTGGCTGCGATGTATGAAGGTCGCACGTTCGAAGAGGTTAAACTGGACGGGATGCGCAAAACCATTGCCGCGCGCCTGTCGGAAGCCAAGCAGACCATCCCGCATTTCTATCTGCGTCGTGACATCAAGCTGGATGCACTGCTTGCGTTCCGCGGTCAGCTGAACAAGCAGCTGGAATCGCGCGGCATAAAGCTGTCGGTCAATGACTTCATCATCAAAGCTGTCGCCATTGCACTTCAACAAGTGCCGGAAGCCAACGCGGTCTGGGCCGGAGATCGCGTATTGCAGATGAAGGCCTCTGACGTGGCTGTGGCCGTGGCCATCGAAGGTGGCCTGTTCACGCCCGTGTTGCAGGATGCCGAGCAGAAGTCGCTGTCCAGCTTGTCGACTCAGATGAAAGATCTGGCGTCACGTGCACGCGACCGCAAACTTGCGCCGCATGAATACCAAGGCGGCAGCTTCGCGATCTCGAACCTTGGGATGTTCGGTATCGACAATTTCGACGCCATCGTGAACCCGCCCCACGCGGGCATTCTGGCGGTGGGCAGCGGTGTGAAGAAGCCGGTGGTCGGCGCGGACGGAGAATTGACAACCGCCACAGTGATGAGCGTCACCATGTCGGTTGATCACCGGGTGATCGATGGCGCCATAGGTGCGAACCTGCTGAAGGCGATTGTTGAAAACCTCGAAAATCCGATGACGATGCTGGCGTAA
- a CDS encoding pyruvate dehydrogenase complex E1 component subunit beta, which yields MATEVLMPALSPTMEEGTLAKWLVKEGDTVSSGDILAEIETDKATMEFEAVDEGIIGKILVEEGTEGVKVNTPIAVLIEDGESADDIAAPAPAQAASAAPEVAAAPAVEKVAAQPITPVVVAEPDIPAGTEMRATTVREALRDAMAEEMRADGTVFLMGEEVAEYQGAYKISQGLLDEFGAKRVIDTPITEHGFTGLATGAAMGGLKPIVEFMTFNFAMQAIDHIINTAAKTRYMSGGQMSCPIVFRGANGAAARVGAQHSQDYAAWYAQIPGLHVAMPYSASDAKGLLKSAIRDQNPVVFLENELLYGQSFDVPVMDDYTVPFGKARIWREGTDLTIVSFGIGMKYALEAADALAEDGISAEVIDLRTLRPMDTPTVIQSVMKTNRCITVEEGWPVASIGGHISSVLMQEAFDYLDAPVITLTGKDVPMPYAANLEKLALVTTKEVIDAAKAVTYR from the coding sequence ATGGCTACTGAAGTATTGATGCCCGCCCTGTCCCCCACCATGGAAGAGGGAACACTGGCAAAATGGCTCGTAAAAGAAGGTGACACCGTCTCATCTGGTGACATCCTTGCCGAAATTGAAACCGACAAGGCGACGATGGAATTCGAGGCGGTGGACGAAGGGATCATCGGTAAGATCCTCGTCGAAGAAGGCACCGAAGGCGTCAAGGTGAATACACCGATCGCTGTGCTGATCGAGGACGGTGAAAGTGCGGATGATATCGCGGCTCCTGCTCCGGCACAGGCTGCCTCGGCAGCGCCCGAAGTTGCTGCCGCGCCTGCTGTTGAAAAAGTCGCCGCACAGCCGATCACGCCTGTTGTTGTCGCGGAACCTGACATTCCAGCCGGCACCGAAATGCGCGCAACCACTGTGCGTGAAGCGCTTCGTGACGCGATGGCCGAGGAAATGCGCGCCGACGGCACCGTGTTCCTGATGGGCGAGGAGGTCGCGGAATACCAAGGCGCCTATAAGATCAGCCAAGGCTTGCTGGACGAATTTGGTGCCAAACGCGTAATCGACACGCCGATAACCGAGCACGGTTTCACCGGTCTTGCCACTGGTGCCGCGATGGGTGGTTTAAAGCCGATTGTCGAGTTTATGACCTTCAACTTCGCCATGCAGGCGATTGACCACATCATAAACACCGCTGCCAAGACGCGCTATATGTCGGGCGGGCAGATGTCCTGCCCGATTGTGTTCCGCGGTGCCAACGGTGCCGCGGCCCGTGTGGGCGCACAGCACTCTCAGGATTACGCCGCGTGGTACGCGCAAATTCCGGGTCTGCATGTGGCAATGCCCTACTCGGCCTCTGACGCCAAAGGGTTGTTGAAATCAGCCATCCGTGACCAGAACCCGGTCGTGTTCCTGGAAAACGAATTGCTGTATGGCCAAAGCTTCGATGTGCCCGTCATGGACGACTACACCGTTCCGTTTGGCAAGGCGCGCATCTGGCGCGAAGGGACTGATCTGACCATCGTCAGCTTCGGCATCGGCATGAAATACGCGTTGGAAGCCGCTGATGCGCTGGCTGAAGACGGGATATCAGCCGAGGTCATTGACCTGCGGACCCTGCGCCCGATGGATACGCCGACCGTGATCCAGTCCGTGATGAAAACCAATCGCTGCATCACGGTGGAAGAAGGCTGGCCGGTTGCCTCAATCGGCGGTCACATTTCATCCGTTTTGATGCAGGAGGCGTTCGATTACCTCGACGCGCCGGTGATCACCCTGACGGGTAAGGACGTGCCCATGCCCTATGCCGCCAACCTTGAAAAGCTTGCACTCGTGACCACAAAAGAGGTCATCGATGCCGCCAAAGCCGTAACCTATCGCTAA
- the pdhA gene encoding pyruvate dehydrogenase (acetyl-transferring) E1 component subunit alpha encodes MAARKSAQKKPAKSNTSKEELLAHYREMLLIRRFEEKSGQLYGMGLIGGFCHLYIGQEAVVVGLEAAAQEGDKRLTSYRDHGHMLACGMDPKGVMAELTGREDGYSRGKGGSMHMFSTEKHFYGGHGIVGAQVPIGTGLAFADKYLENGGVTFAYFGDGAANQGQVYESFNMASLWQLPVIYVVENNQYAMGTSLQRASSTPDIYTRGEAFGIPGEAVDGMDVLAVKEAGLRATEHCRSGNGPYILEMKTYRYRGHSMSDPAKYRTREEVQKVREERDAIEHVRELLLQGKHASEDELKAIDKEIKSIVNEAAEFAKNSPEPALEELWTDIYA; translated from the coding sequence ATGGCAGCCCGCAAAAGCGCCCAGAAAAAGCCAGCTAAATCAAACACATCAAAAGAAGAGCTTCTTGCCCACTATCGCGAGATGCTGCTTATCCGTCGATTCGAGGAAAAATCAGGCCAGTTATATGGCATGGGTTTGATCGGCGGGTTTTGCCACCTATACATCGGTCAAGAGGCCGTCGTTGTGGGGCTTGAGGCTGCTGCACAAGAGGGCGACAAACGCCTGACCTCTTACCGCGATCACGGCCACATGCTTGCTTGTGGGATGGACCCAAAAGGTGTCATGGCCGAGTTGACCGGGCGCGAAGATGGTTATTCGCGCGGCAAGGGCGGCTCGATGCACATGTTTTCGACCGAAAAGCACTTCTATGGCGGTCATGGGATCGTTGGTGCGCAGGTGCCGATCGGCACCGGTTTGGCATTTGCGGACAAGTATCTGGAAAATGGCGGCGTGACCTTCGCCTATTTCGGTGACGGCGCAGCCAACCAAGGTCAGGTTTATGAAAGCTTCAACATGGCCTCGCTGTGGCAATTGCCGGTGATCTATGTCGTCGAGAATAACCAATATGCGATGGGCACGTCGTTGCAGCGCGCCAGTTCGACCCCTGACATTTATACCCGCGGCGAAGCCTTTGGCATTCCCGGCGAAGCGGTCGATGGCATGGACGTTCTGGCGGTGAAAGAAGCCGGGCTGCGCGCCACGGAACACTGCCGATCAGGCAATGGCCCCTATATTCTGGAAATGAAAACATACCGGTATCGCGGTCACTCGATGTCGGACCCGGCCAAGTACCGGACCCGCGAAGAAGTGCAGAAAGTACGCGAGGAACGCGACGCGATCGAGCATGTGCGCGAGCTTCTGCTGCAGGGCAAACATGCCTCCGAGGATGAATTGAAGGCCATCGACAAGGAAATCAAAAGCATCGTCAACGAGGCTGCTGAATTCGCGAAAAACAGCCCGGAACCCGCGCTCGAAGAGCTGTGGACCGATATTTACGCCTAA
- a CDS encoding FtsB family cell division protein, translating to MGAPRTQAGFGGAIYFVVIVGLGLYFTFASVQGDYGLFRRVQIEAETRALMKERDVLSAEIAALSNKTHRLSDEYLDMDLLDEQARSVLGMVRGDEVVLR from the coding sequence ATGGGCGCACCTCGTACACAAGCTGGATTTGGTGGAGCGATCTACTTTGTCGTGATCGTGGGCCTTGGCCTATATTTCACCTTTGCCAGTGTACAGGGCGACTATGGATTGTTCCGTCGCGTTCAAATCGAGGCTGAGACACGTGCGCTTATGAAAGAGCGTGACGTGCTCTCGGCCGAGATTGCCGCCCTCTCGAACAAAACTCACCGCCTGTCCGATGAATATCTGGATATGGATCTACTGGATGAGCAAGCCCGCTCGGTTCTGGGGATGGTCCGCGGCGACGAGGTGGTATTGCGCTGA
- a CDS encoding fructose bisphosphate aldolase, with protein MDQIKAGQGFIAALDQSGGSTPKALRLYGVEEDSYSGDAEMYDLIHAMRSRIAQAPAFTGDKVVGAILFEMTMDREIGGKPTATYMWDERGVVPFLKVDKGLTDEENGVQLMKPMPDLDALCTRAVKAGVFGTKMRSVINAANAEGIKDIVAQQIAVGKQIIGHGLVPILEPEVNISIADKAAAEDLLLAELKAQLDTLSDDQTVMLKLTLPETPNHYKALVDHPRVASVVALSGGYSRAEANARLSKNTGMIASFSRALTEGLSAQQTDAEFNATISDTIDSIYQASIAG; from the coding sequence ATGGATCAGATTAAAGCCGGCCAAGGCTTCATTGCAGCCCTCGACCAATCGGGCGGGTCGACCCCAAAGGCATTGCGTCTTTATGGCGTGGAAGAAGACAGCTATTCCGGCGATGCTGAAATGTATGACCTGATCCATGCCATGCGGTCGCGTATCGCGCAGGCTCCGGCGTTCACTGGCGACAAAGTGGTCGGCGCAATCCTGTTTGAGATGACCATGGACCGCGAAATCGGCGGCAAACCCACCGCAACTTACATGTGGGACGAACGTGGCGTGGTGCCCTTTCTGAAGGTCGACAAAGGCCTGACCGATGAGGAAAACGGTGTTCAGTTGATGAAACCGATGCCCGATCTGGATGCGTTATGTACACGTGCGGTGAAAGCCGGTGTGTTTGGCACCAAAATGCGGTCCGTTATTAACGCGGCCAACGCAGAGGGCATCAAGGACATCGTGGCCCAGCAAATTGCCGTGGGTAAACAGATCATCGGCCATGGCCTGGTGCCGATCCTAGAACCCGAAGTGAATATCTCGATCGCAGACAAAGCGGCAGCGGAAGACCTTCTTCTTGCTGAATTGAAAGCACAACTTGATACGCTGTCGGACGACCAGACCGTCATGTTGAAGCTGACCCTGCCGGAGACGCCCAACCACTATAAAGCCTTGGTTGATCACCCGCGTGTGGCCTCTGTCGTGGCCCTGTCAGGTGGGTATTCCCGCGCAGAGGCGAACGCGCGTCTGTCGAAAAACACAGGCATGATCGCAAGCTTCTCGCGCGCCCTGACCGAAGGCCTGTCGGCCCAGCAAACGGATGCAGAGTTCAACGCGACCATCTCGGACACGATTGACAGCATTTACCAAGCTTCGATCGCGGGCTAA
- the hemP gene encoding hemin uptake protein HemP, with amino-acid sequence MTAPLPTTAFDVADQPAPPKHDALTLTRFGKKAQIVLNDMVYTLTITRAGKLILTK; translated from the coding sequence ATGACCGCCCCTTTGCCGACAACAGCATTTGACGTGGCCGACCAACCTGCGCCGCCCAAACATGACGCTTTGACGCTGACCCGTTTCGGAAAGAAGGCACAGATCGTGCTGAACGACATGGTCTATACGCTGACAATCACGCGGGCAGGCAAGTTGATCTTGACGAAGTGA
- a CDS encoding phosphoglycerate kinase has product MTWKTLDDMELDGKVVLTRVDINVPVENGQVTDDTRIQRILPTIRDILAAGGKPVLLAHFGRPKGQRVPDMSLSVVRPALEVALGSPVKFAEDCIGGPAKKAVAALQSGDVLLLENTRFHEGETKNDGSFAASLAALGNVYCNDAFSAAHRAHASTEALARLLPSCAGRLMQAELSALEAALGAPERPLVAVVGGAKVSTKLDLLGNLVGRVNALVIGGGMANTFLAAQGIDVGKSLAEHDMADTARAILEKAEDKGCQIVLPSDVVVAREFAAGAENEVVAVNACPSDAMILDAGPATVARIAEVFEQAKTLIWNGPLGAFEIEPFDAATNAAAQKAAQLSAAGSLVSVAGGGDTVAALNKADAAKDFTYISTAGGAFLEWMEGKELPGVAALSE; this is encoded by the coding sequence ATGACCTGGAAAACACTCGACGACATGGAACTGGACGGCAAAGTTGTGCTGACGCGCGTGGATATCAACGTGCCGGTCGAGAACGGACAGGTCACAGATGACACACGAATCCAGCGGATATTGCCGACAATTCGCGACATCCTGGCGGCGGGCGGCAAGCCGGTTCTGCTGGCTCATTTCGGACGCCCCAAAGGTCAGCGTGTACCGGACATGTCATTGTCAGTTGTGCGCCCTGCGCTGGAGGTAGCACTGGGAAGCCCGGTGAAATTTGCTGAGGATTGCATCGGCGGTCCGGCCAAGAAAGCAGTGGCGGCTTTGCAAAGCGGCGACGTGCTGCTTCTGGAAAACACCCGATTCCACGAAGGTGAAACGAAAAATGACGGCAGCTTTGCGGCCTCTTTGGCGGCCTTGGGCAATGTGTATTGCAACGATGCGTTTTCGGCGGCCCACAGGGCGCATGCCTCAACCGAAGCGTTGGCCCGGCTTTTGCCGTCCTGTGCCGGGCGTTTGATGCAAGCCGAATTGTCCGCACTGGAAGCCGCGCTTGGCGCGCCTGAACGCCCACTGGTTGCAGTGGTTGGCGGCGCCAAGGTGTCCACCAAACTTGATCTTCTGGGCAATCTGGTTGGCCGGGTGAACGCGCTGGTGATCGGTGGCGGAATGGCCAATACGTTCCTTGCCGCGCAAGGCATTGATGTGGGGAAATCACTGGCCGAACACGACATGGCAGACACGGCGCGCGCCATTCTGGAAAAAGCCGAAGACAAAGGCTGCCAGATTGTTCTTCCGTCAGACGTGGTCGTCGCCCGCGAATTCGCCGCCGGTGCGGAAAACGAGGTTGTCGCAGTCAATGCCTGCCCTTCAGACGCCATGATCCTTGACGCCGGTCCGGCGACGGTTGCGCGTATTGCGGAGGTGTTTGAACAGGCCAAGACGCTGATCTGGAACGGTCCGCTGGGCGCGTTTGAGATCGAACCGTTTGATGCCGCAACGAACGCCGCCGCGCAAAAGGCCGCACAATTGTCGGCGGCGGGATCGCTTGTTTCGGTGGCAGGTGGCGGGGATACAGTTGCCGCGCTGAACAAAGCTGATGCGGCCAAGGACTTCACCTATATCTCGACCGCCGGTGGCGCTTTCCTTGAATGGATGGAGGGAAAAGAGCTTCCTGGCGTGGCAGCACTTTCAGAATAA
- a CDS encoding peptidylprolyl isomerase, with protein sequence MADYKDPENTILMELKGGTVVIELLSDVAPKHSERMKELARAGEYDGVVFHRVIDGFMAQTGDVANGKDPMTLRHAGTGGSSLPNLPAEFSKLPHDRGTLGAARSQDPNSANSQFFINFKDNNFLNGQYTVYGRVTSGMEHVDAITRGEPPAEPDVMISVKVAADV encoded by the coding sequence ATGGCCGATTACAAAGACCCCGAAAACACCATTCTGATGGAGCTGAAAGGCGGCACAGTGGTGATCGAACTTCTATCCGATGTGGCTCCCAAGCACAGCGAGCGCATGAAAGAATTGGCGCGGGCAGGCGAATATGATGGGGTTGTCTTTCACCGGGTGATCGACGGTTTCATGGCGCAAACCGGTGACGTGGCCAATGGCAAAGACCCGATGACCCTGCGCCATGCGGGCACGGGTGGTTCATCCCTGCCAAACCTGCCTGCGGAGTTCTCAAAGTTGCCCCATGATCGTGGCACGCTGGGCGCGGCCCGGTCGCAAGACCCCAACTCGGCCAACAGCCAGTTTTTCATCAACTTCAAAGACAACAATTTCCTGAACGGCCAATACACGGTTTATGGTCGGGTGACTTCAGGGATGGAACATGTGGATGCGATCACACGTGGCGAGCCGCCAGCGGAACCCGACGTGATGATTTCGGTCAAGGTGGCCGCAGATGTCTGA
- a CDS encoding peptidylprolyl isomerase, whose amino-acid sequence MSDGYGKRDKRTFWIAFLAGVAIVVGYAVYALWPSSPPEVDTAALGDAPKVELTIAGEAEGKVVITLRPDLAPKHVERIVQLANDGTYDNVIFHRVIEGFMAQTGDVAFGKADGNGGRAGMGGSSYPDLPAEFSDEPFVAGTVGMARSQSPNSANSQFFIMFAPSSNLDGQYTVVGHVTDGFDVVQAIKRGDGPNGAVTSAPDVMISMRVVE is encoded by the coding sequence ATGTCTGACGGATATGGCAAACGCGACAAGCGGACCTTCTGGATAGCGTTTCTGGCTGGGGTCGCCATTGTCGTGGGCTATGCGGTGTATGCGCTCTGGCCATCCTCGCCGCCCGAAGTGGATACGGCGGCGCTTGGTGATGCACCAAAAGTTGAACTGACCATCGCGGGCGAGGCCGAGGGCAAGGTTGTCATCACTCTGCGCCCCGATCTGGCCCCAAAGCATGTCGAACGTATTGTCCAACTTGCCAATGACGGCACCTATGACAATGTGATCTTTCACCGAGTGATCGAAGGTTTCATGGCCCAAACTGGCGATGTCGCGTTTGGCAAGGCCGACGGCAATGGCGGGCGTGCGGGGATGGGTGGGTCTAGCTATCCTGACCTGCCAGCGGAGTTTTCGGATGAACCCTTCGTGGCTGGCACGGTCGGGATGGCCCGGTCGCAAAGCCCCAATTCAGCGAACAGCCAGTTCTTCATCATGTTCGCCCCTAGTTCCAACCTGGACGGTCAATACACTGTTGTCGGCCATGTGACAGACGGCTTTGATGTGGTGCAGGCGATCAAACGCGGCGACGGCCCCAACGGGGCGGTGACTAGCGCTCCAGACGTGATGATCTCAATGCGCGTCGTCGAATAG
- a CDS encoding DUF3179 domain-containing protein, giving the protein MRIILTMLAITIGLWAHEARAEPRDWASEFPKTDFTRTNVDNWSEILSGGPGRDGIPAISDPKFVKVGNETKLAAREPVITLELKGAQPRAYPLRYLTWHEIVNDRVGGMPVAVTFCPLCNSGMVFDRRVGGKTLTFGVTGKLRNSDMVMYDVETESWWQQAIGEGIVGKHNGKQLKQLPAWMESWAEFARRNPDGLVMAQPKARRPYGQNPYAGYDSRNRPYPFFTGEQPPHGVPALARVVRVGARAWPVSRLSKEGEIRESGLVISWSAGQASALDTARIAKGRDVGTIRVRDANGRDVPHDVLFAFAFHAFWPKGTWMMGG; this is encoded by the coding sequence ATGCGTATCATCCTGACGATGCTCGCCATCACGATAGGGCTATGGGCGCATGAGGCGCGGGCCGAGCCGCGCGACTGGGCATCAGAATTTCCCAAAACCGACTTCACGCGAACCAATGTCGATAACTGGTCCGAAATCCTGTCTGGTGGCCCCGGCCGTGACGGCATTCCCGCAATTAGCGATCCGAAATTCGTCAAGGTTGGCAACGAAACCAAACTGGCCGCGCGCGAGCCGGTGATCACCCTTGAACTGAAGGGTGCCCAACCGCGCGCCTATCCGCTGCGCTATCTCACCTGGCACGAGATCGTAAATGACCGCGTCGGCGGGATGCCTGTGGCTGTCACCTTCTGCCCGCTGTGCAACTCCGGCATGGTGTTTGACCGCAGGGTGGGCGGCAAGACACTCACGTTCGGGGTGACCGGGAAACTCAGAAACTCCGACATGGTAATGTATGACGTTGAAACAGAAAGCTGGTGGCAGCAGGCGATCGGCGAAGGAATTGTCGGAAAACACAACGGCAAGCAGTTGAAACAATTGCCAGCATGGATGGAAAGCTGGGCAGAGTTTGCCCGCCGCAACCCCGACGGGCTTGTCATGGCCCAACCAAAGGCGCGCCGACCCTATGGTCAAAACCCCTATGCGGGGTATGACAGCCGCAACCGCCCATACCCGTTTTTTACCGGCGAACAACCCCCTCACGGCGTTCCCGCATTGGCCCGCGTCGTGCGCGTTGGCGCGCGCGCGTGGCCGGTCTCCCGACTGTCAAAAGAAGGCGAAATTCGCGAATCCGGTCTGGTGATCAGTTGGTCCGCCGGGCAGGCCTCCGCGCTGGACACCGCCCGGATCGCAAAGGGTCGCGACGTGGGCACAATCCGTGTGCGCGATGCCAATGGGCGCGATGTGCCCCACGACGTGCTCTTCGCCTTTGCCTTCCATGCCTTCTGGCCAAAAGGCACCTGGATGATGGGCGGATAA